From a region of the Lactuca sativa cultivar Salinas chromosome 4, Lsat_Salinas_v11, whole genome shotgun sequence genome:
- the LOC111921374 gene encoding uncharacterized protein LOC111921374 isoform X1 gives MNLSFQKYGDDFIDVWTVEDFQETFNRLKSDFQIKREISITNMMRHPNIFRLHEESESKDDEIDDHNDDENDLEQEADAEKEVVYGKPPEVLPPKDTDRVSPNIEMDVHTFFVNSERVIDYLNSLERPSKTAFLLAYECPQEIGYYRILVRSDLLYLKPCSSTFSLHWWHLQELLWFIFTDCFNGTHPLASHSY, from the exons ATGAATTTGTCTTTTCAAAAATATGGCGACGACTTCATCGACGTTTGGACGGTGGAAGACTTTCAGGAAACATTCAATCGTCTAAAAT CTGACTTCCAGATTAAAAGAGAGATCTCTATAACGAATATGATGAGGCACCCTAATATTTTCAGACTCCATGAG GAAAGTGAAAGTAAAGATGATGAAATTGATGATCACAATGATGACGAAAATGATCTTGAACAAGAAGCAGATGCAGAAAAGGAGGTGGTGTATGGAAAACCTCCAGAAGTTTTGCCTCCAAAGGACACTGATAG GGTTTCCCCGAATATCGAGATGGATGTGCACACGTTCTTCGTCAACAGTGAAAGAGTCATAGATTACTTGAATTCATTAGAAAG GCCGTCAAAAACAGCTTTTCTTCTTGCATATGAGTGTCCTCAAGAG ATTGGTTATTATCGGATCTTAGTGAGGTCCGATTTACTGTATTTAAAGCCCTGTTCTTCAACTTTCTCTCTGCATTGGTGGCACTTGCAGGAACTGCTTTg GTTCATTTTTACAGATTGCTTCAATGGAACTCATCCACTTGCATCACACTCCTATTGA
- the LOC111921374 gene encoding uncharacterized protein LOC111921374 isoform X2, which yields MMRHPNIFRLHEESESKDDEIDDHNDDENDLEQEADAEKEVVYGKPPEVLPPKDTDRVSPNIEMDVHTFFVNSERVIDYLNSLERPSKTAFLLAYECPQEIGYYRILVRSDLLYLKPCSSTFSLHWWHLQELLWFIFTDCFNGTHPLASHSY from the exons ATGATGAGGCACCCTAATATTTTCAGACTCCATGAG GAAAGTGAAAGTAAAGATGATGAAATTGATGATCACAATGATGACGAAAATGATCTTGAACAAGAAGCAGATGCAGAAAAGGAGGTGGTGTATGGAAAACCTCCAGAAGTTTTGCCTCCAAAGGACACTGATAG GGTTTCCCCGAATATCGAGATGGATGTGCACACGTTCTTCGTCAACAGTGAAAGAGTCATAGATTACTTGAATTCATTAGAAAG GCCGTCAAAAACAGCTTTTCTTCTTGCATATGAGTGTCCTCAAGAG ATTGGTTATTATCGGATCTTAGTGAGGTCCGATTTACTGTATTTAAAGCCCTGTTCTTCAACTTTCTCTCTGCATTGGTGGCACTTGCAGGAACTGCTTTg GTTCATTTTTACAGATTGCTTCAATGGAACTCATCCACTTGCATCACACTCCTATTGA